Proteins encoded in a region of the Armatimonadota bacterium genome:
- a CDS encoding ABC transporter permease — translation MTVAAGTPVVHPPLWRRVLGWMLTRPTWRTLGPFIPVVALWGLVVRLEIFPRAFFPGPLDVLRAFGTLVYKGILPQYLQDSVVRLAVGAAAGVLVGVPFGLLIGLHAGSYRFFWPLVIFFQAIGDIAWLPILLIWFGFTLRTMTFVIVYTVVFPVIFNTALGVRTVPTEMIRAAQMLGAPRWRILTDVFVPGALPNIVTGLRNGLGYGWRALIAAEIIVGTSGIGFMMFDARRSGSVVEMLLGMIVLGILWYVVDGGLLAPLERATVRRWGMVVDG, via the coding sequence ATGACGGTCGCCGCGGGGACACCTGTGGTCCACCCGCCGCTGTGGCGCCGGGTCCTGGGGTGGATGCTCACCAGGCCGACCTGGCGCACCCTGGGTCCGTTCATCCCGGTGGTGGCGCTGTGGGGCCTGGTGGTGCGCCTGGAGATCTTCCCCCGCGCCTTCTTCCCGGGCCCGCTGGATGTGCTGCGGGCCTTCGGCACTCTCGTCTACAAGGGGATCCTGCCGCAGTACCTGCAGGACAGCGTGGTGCGCCTGGCCGTCGGTGCGGCGGCGGGTGTGCTCGTGGGCGTGCCCTTCGGGCTGCTCATCGGCCTGCACGCCGGGAGTTACCGCTTCTTCTGGCCCCTGGTGATCTTCTTTCAGGCCATCGGCGACATCGCCTGGCTGCCCATCCTGCTCATCTGGTTCGGGTTCACCCTGCGCACCATGACCTTCGTCATCGTCTACACCGTGGTGTTCCCCGTGATCTTCAACACGGCGCTGGGGGTGCGCACCGTGCCGACGGAGATGATCCGGGCGGCGCAGATGCTCGGCGCGCCGCGCTGGCGCATCCTCACCGACGTCTTTGTGCCGGGGGCGCTGCCCAACATCGTCACCGGCCTGCGCAACGGATTGGGCTACGGGTGGCGGGCGCTCATCGCGGCGGAGATCATCGTCGGCACTAGCGGCATCGGCTTCATGATGTTCGACGCGCGGCGCAGCGGCAGCGTGGTGGAGATGTTGCTGGGGATGATCGTCCTGGGCATCCTCTGGTACGTCGTCGACGGCGGGTTGCTGGCCCCGCTGGAACGGGCGACGGTCCGGCGCTGGGGGATGGTCGTCGATGGCTGA
- a CDS encoding ABC transporter ATP-binding protein, with the protein MADLVIRHVSKTYFDVYTGQHVHALRDVSLELREGEFVSIVGPSGCGKTTLLNIIAGFIPPSRGEVLLDGRRVTGPGPDRGVVFQSFALFPWKTVLDNVAFGLKMRGVPKPERDRIAREYIALVGLTGSEYQYPHELSGGMQQRVGVARVLANHPEVMLMDEPFASVDAQTRMTLQEELTRIWEAKRPTILFVTHDVEEAVFLANRVVVLSSRPATVREVVEIPLARPRVWTALVEDPIYKRLVGRVLALVRTPAT; encoded by the coding sequence ATGGCTGACCTGGTCATTCGCCACGTGAGCAAGACCTACTTCGACGTCTACACCGGCCAGCACGTGCACGCCCTGCGCGACGTCTCCCTGGAACTGCGCGAGGGGGAGTTCGTCAGTATCGTCGGGCCCAGCGGGTGCGGCAAGACCACGCTGCTGAACATCATCGCCGGTTTCATCCCCCCCAGCCGCGGCGAGGTCCTGCTGGACGGCCGGCGCGTCACCGGCCCCGGCCCCGACCGGGGCGTGGTCTTCCAGAGTTTCGCCCTCTTCCCATGGAAGACGGTGCTGGACAACGTGGCCTTCGGGTTGAAGATGCGCGGCGTGCCCAAGCCGGAGCGCGATCGCATCGCCCGGGAGTACATCGCGCTGGTGGGGTTGACCGGCTCCGAGTACCAGTACCCCCACGAGCTCTCCGGCGGGATGCAGCAGCGTGTGGGCGTGGCCCGGGTGCTGGCCAATCACCCCGAGGTCATGCTCATGGACGAACCCTTCGCCAGCGTGGATGCCCAGACACGGATGACGCTGCAGGAAGAGCTGACCCGGATCTGGGAGGCCAAGCGCCCGACGATCCTGTTCGTCACCCACGACGTGGAAGAAGCCGTCTTTCTGGCCAACCGCGTCGTGGTGCTCAGTTCCCGCCCGGCCACGGTGCGCGAAGTCGTGGAGATTCCGCTGGCGCGGCCGCGGGTCTGGACGGCGCTCGTGGAGGATCCGATCTACAAGCGCCTGGTCGGCCGCGTGCTGGCGCTGGTGCGGACGCCCGCGACATGA
- a CDS encoding quinone oxidoreductase: protein MKAVRIHETGGPEVLHCEEVPRPAPGPGQALVRLHAAGVNFLDIYHRTGLNPLPLPAILGNEGAGVVEAIGPGVTEVAPGDRVAFTNVLGSYAEFVVAPAWRLVPIPGTCDFRQAAAAMLQGMTAHYLTHTTYPLRPGEWALVHAAAGGVGALLVQLARRRGARVIATVSTEEKAAVAREAGADVCVIYTREDFVQAAKQATEGAGVQVVYDSVGKDTFERGLDCLAVRGVMVLYGQASGPVAPVDPRVLNAKGSLFLTRPSLHHYTRTRAELLARAGDVLQWVQDGSLRLRIDRTYPLAEAAEAHRRLEGRAALGKLLLVP, encoded by the coding sequence ATGAAGGCCGTGCGGATTCACGAGACGGGAGGGCCCGAGGTGCTGCACTGCGAGGAGGTGCCCCGGCCCGCACCGGGACCCGGGCAGGCGCTGGTCCGGCTGCACGCCGCCGGCGTGAACTTCCTCGACATCTACCACCGCACCGGCCTCAACCCGCTGCCGCTGCCGGCGATCCTGGGCAACGAAGGCGCCGGCGTCGTCGAGGCGATCGGGCCCGGGGTGACGGAGGTCGCGCCGGGGGATCGGGTGGCCTTTACCAACGTGCTGGGCAGCTACGCCGAGTTCGTCGTCGCGCCGGCCTGGCGTCTTGTCCCGATCCCGGGGACCTGCGACTTCCGCCAGGCCGCCGCCGCGATGTTGCAGGGGATGACCGCGCACTACCTGACCCACACCACCTATCCGCTCCGCCCCGGGGAATGGGCGCTGGTCCACGCCGCGGCGGGCGGCGTCGGCGCCCTGCTGGTGCAGCTGGCCAGGCGGCGCGGAGCCCGGGTGATCGCCACCGTGTCCACGGAAGAGAAGGCGGCCGTCGCCCGGGAGGCGGGCGCAGACGTCTGCGTCATTTACACCCGCGAGGACTTCGTGCAGGCGGCGAAGCAGGCGACGGAGGGAGCCGGCGTCCAGGTGGTCTACGACTCCGTGGGCAAGGACACCTTCGAGCGGGGACTGGACTGCCTGGCCGTGCGCGGCGTGATGGTGCTCTACGGACAGGCCAGCGGCCCGGTGGCGCCCGTCGATCCCCGCGTGCTCAACGCCAAGGGGTCGCTGTTTCTCACCCGCCCCTCCCTGCACCACTACACCCGCACCAGGGCGGAACTGCTGGCCCGCGCCGGCGATGTGTTGCAGTGGGTCCAGGACGGCAGCCTGCGCCTCCGCATCGACCGCACCTACCCGCTGGCCGAGGCCGCCGAGGCGCACCGCCGGCTCGAGGGCAGGGCGGCCCTCGGCAAGCTTCTGCTGGTCCCCTGA
- a CDS encoding GGDEF domain-containing protein: MAEPAAAPPRAGEQEGSPARLLLDAWFGTPDNPIAAHHAVLRLTYGLTPAVVIMAALARLLGIDLPLWLIVFQAVVLMATTWRQERLVIEGVVTPFMAAAHLNLGLLLLTTWVAFSGGVQSPFVWAYAVIIAIYGVLWGARFALVTATLCSVYLLSILGLMRLGLALNPAPLAVPLTLPGRVFLLSYVAMFYVVAVVAGALRRQALEVFRLALTDPLTGLANRRALRQGLDRELALAERYGHPCAVLVLEVDRFKEINDRFGHLQGDAALRRVATTLRSACRSTDLLARFGGDEFVAVLPHTGMEEARGVGDRIRRDVEEAAPLRGLQLTLSAGVAVFPDHGRTSRDLLEAADRAMYRVKQRGGNGTEVA; the protein is encoded by the coding sequence ATGGCCGAACCGGCGGCCGCCCCGCCCAGGGCGGGGGAACAGGAAGGCAGTCCCGCGCGTCTCCTCCTCGACGCCTGGTTCGGCACGCCCGACAATCCCATCGCCGCCCACCACGCCGTCCTGCGGCTCACCTACGGGCTGACGCCGGCCGTGGTCATCATGGCGGCGCTGGCCCGGCTGCTGGGCATCGACCTCCCGCTGTGGCTGATCGTGTTCCAGGCGGTCGTGCTGATGGCCACCACCTGGCGGCAGGAACGGCTGGTCATCGAGGGCGTCGTCACACCCTTCATGGCCGCCGCCCATCTGAACCTGGGCCTGCTCCTGCTCACGACCTGGGTCGCCTTCTCCGGGGGCGTGCAGAGCCCGTTCGTCTGGGCCTACGCGGTGATCATCGCCATCTACGGCGTGCTGTGGGGCGCGCGGTTCGCGCTGGTCACGGCCACGCTGTGCAGCGTCTACCTCCTCTCCATCCTGGGGCTGATGCGGCTGGGGCTGGCCCTCAACCCGGCCCCCCTGGCCGTCCCCCTGACGCTGCCCGGTCGCGTCTTCCTGCTGAGCTATGTGGCGATGTTCTACGTCGTCGCCGTGGTGGCCGGGGCGCTGCGGCGTCAGGCCCTCGAGGTCTTTCGCCTGGCGCTCACCGACCCGCTGACCGGGCTGGCCAACCGGCGGGCCCTCCGCCAGGGGCTGGACCGCGAGCTGGCCCTGGCCGAACGCTACGGCCATCCCTGCGCCGTGCTCGTCCTGGAGGTCGACCGCTTCAAGGAGATCAACGATCGGTTTGGCCACCTCCAGGGCGACGCGGCGCTGCGCAGGGTCGCGACGACGCTGCGCAGCGCCTGCCGCTCCACCGACCTGCTGGCCCGGTTTGGCGGCGACGAGTTCGTCGCCGTCCTCCCCCACACGGGGATGGAGGAGGCCCGGGGGGTGGGGGACCGGATCCGCCGCGACGTCGAAGAGGCTGCCCCGCTGCGCGGGCTCCAGCTCACCTTGAGCGCGGGGGTGGCCGTCTTTCCCGACCACGGCCGGACCTCGCGCGACCTCCTCGAGGCCGCCGATCGCGCCATGTACCGCGTCAAGCAGCGGGGAGGCAACGGCACCGAGGTGGCCTGA
- a CDS encoding transcriptional repressor yields the protein MDDAVATVAERLRRHGRRMTVQRRAVLEAMAALGCAQDAEAIHQRARRAHGRLGLVTVYRTLEAFVAEGLAERVFFGDGRARYELQDRRHHHHLVCLGCGRVARLEGCRLPPPPQLGRLHGFRVTAHRLELFGYCRDCRSGR from the coding sequence GTGGACGATGCGGTGGCCACGGTGGCGGAGCGGCTGCGCAGGCACGGCCGCCGGATGACCGTCCAGCGGCGGGCCGTGCTGGAGGCGATGGCGGCCCTGGGCTGCGCCCAGGACGCGGAGGCGATCCACCAGCGGGCGCGCCGGGCGCACGGGCGGTTGGGCCTCGTCACCGTGTACCGGACGCTGGAGGCCTTTGTCGCCGAGGGGCTGGCCGAACGGGTCTTCTTCGGCGACGGGCGGGCCCGCTACGAACTGCAGGACCGCCGTCACCACCACCACCTCGTCTGCCTGGGCTGCGGTCGGGTGGCGCGGCTGGAGGGCTGTCGCCTGCCGCCGCCGCCGCAGCTGGGACGGCTCCACGGATTCCGCGTGACCGCGCACCGGCTGGAGCTTTTCGGCTACTGCCGGGATTGCCGGAGCGGCCGATAA
- a CDS encoding zinc ABC transporter substrate-binding protein has product MVGLVAAGCAPRQAAPSGRVAVAATIYPVAEFARRVGGERVEVREIVPPGVEPHDYEPAPQDLVTLHRSRVFVYNGAGFEPWVGRTLPGLPPSVVAVDGSAGLPLRRGDPHLWLDPVLAQAQAERLRDGLIRADPDGRAHYERGARKLIADLAALDRRYAQTLGRCARREFVTAHDAFGYLAARYGLQQVPVTGIDPEAEPTPARLRQIIATIRRTGATAVFTESFLNPRVAETLARETGVRVLVLDPLEGLSAEDRARGRNYFTVMDENLTHLADGLDCGR; this is encoded by the coding sequence GTGGTCGGCCTCGTCGCCGCGGGCTGCGCGCCGCGGCAGGCGGCGCCGTCGGGGCGGGTCGCCGTCGCGGCCACCATCTACCCGGTGGCCGAGTTCGCCCGGCGGGTGGGAGGGGAGCGGGTGGAGGTGCGCGAGATCGTGCCGCCGGGGGTGGAACCCCACGATTACGAGCCGGCTCCCCAGGACCTCGTCACGCTGCACCGGTCGCGCGTCTTCGTGTACAACGGAGCCGGCTTCGAGCCCTGGGTGGGGCGGACGCTGCCCGGGCTGCCTCCCTCGGTGGTGGCCGTGGACGGCAGCGCGGGGCTTCCCCTGCGCAGGGGAGATCCCCACCTCTGGCTCGACCCCGTGCTGGCGCAGGCCCAGGCGGAACGCCTCCGGGACGGCCTGATCCGCGCCGATCCCGACGGGCGGGCGCACTATGAGCGGGGCGCCCGAAAGCTGATTGCCGATCTCGCCGCCCTGGACCGCCGGTACGCGCAGACCCTGGGCCGGTGCGCGCGCCGGGAATTCGTCACGGCGCACGATGCGTTCGGGTATCTGGCCGCGCGCTATGGTCTGCAGCAGGTGCCGGTGACCGGGATCGACCCGGAGGCCGAACCGACCCCGGCACGCCTGCGCCAGATCATCGCCACGATCCGGCGGACGGGAGCGACAGCCGTCTTCACCGAATCGTTCCTCAATCCACGGGTGGCGGAAACCCTGGCCCGCGAGACCGGCGTCCGCGTGCTGGTACTGGATCCGCTCGAGGGGCTGAGCGCCGAGGACCGGGCCCGGGGGCGGAACTACTTCACGGTGATGGATGAGAACCTCACCCATCTGGCCGACGGACTCGACTGCGGACGGTAG
- a CDS encoding metal ABC transporter ATP-binding protein, translated as MCYDVGDTRVLEGVTLRIGRGDFLGIIGPNGAGKTTLLRVMLGLLTPSCGHVTLFGTDVRRFRAWYRIGYVPQRPVAERRFPASVFEVVMSGCSARVGPGHRYGVAEREAALQALETVGMAGVRDRVIGRLSPGQQQRVFIARALVHRPELLILDEPTVGVDVDAQEQFYALLRHLNRQLHTTLVLVSHDITVVAREVTRLACLNRSLVFHGDPAEAMRSGALEQLYRAQSLVVAHRH; from the coding sequence GTGTGCTACGACGTGGGGGACACCCGCGTCCTGGAGGGGGTGACCCTGCGCATCGGCAGGGGCGACTTCCTCGGAATCATCGGACCCAACGGTGCGGGCAAGACCACCCTGCTGCGCGTGATGCTCGGGCTGCTGACACCGTCCTGCGGACACGTCACCCTGTTCGGCACCGATGTGCGCCGCTTCCGTGCGTGGTATCGCATCGGCTATGTGCCGCAGCGGCCCGTCGCCGAGCGGCGCTTTCCGGCCAGCGTCTTTGAGGTGGTGATGAGCGGGTGCTCGGCACGCGTCGGGCCGGGACACCGATACGGCGTCGCGGAGCGGGAGGCGGCGCTGCAGGCGCTGGAGACGGTGGGCATGGCGGGCGTCCGCGACCGCGTCATCGGCCGCCTTTCCCCGGGGCAGCAGCAGCGGGTCTTCATCGCCCGCGCCCTGGTCCACCGTCCGGAGCTGCTCATCCTCGACGAGCCGACCGTGGGCGTGGACGTGGACGCCCAGGAGCAGTTCTACGCGCTGCTGCGCCACCTCAACCGCCAGCTGCACACGACCCTGGTGCTGGTCTCCCACGACATCACCGTCGTGGCCCGGGAGGTCACCCGGCTGGCCTGCCTGAACCGTTCGCTCGTTTTCCACGGTGACCCGGCGGAGGCGATGCGCAGCGGCGCGCTGGAGCAGCTGTACCGGGCGCAGAGCCTGGTCGTGGCCCACCGCCACTAA
- a CDS encoding metal ABC transporter permease, whose amino-acid sequence MPEILQYGFMQRALLAGVMIAMIAPTIGVFLVLRRLSLIADTLSHVALAGVAAALLAGWHPAAGAFLAAIIGAVGIERMRVSGRLVGDAALAIFLSGGLAVAVVLIGLSGGFRVDLFTYLFGAITAVQPRDLWVILGLGLGVLAAVAIFYKELFAIAFDEEAARVQGVPVDALNLLVTVLVAVTAVVAMRVVGVLLTSALIVIPAATALRLAGTFRATLLLAVASALISVLAGMTAAFYLNLAAGGAIVLTAIALFAATSVLRRS is encoded by the coding sequence ATGCCGGAGATCCTGCAGTACGGCTTCATGCAGCGCGCCCTGCTGGCCGGGGTAATGATCGCCATGATCGCGCCCACCATCGGGGTCTTCCTGGTCCTCCGCCGGCTCAGCCTCATCGCCGATACGCTGTCTCACGTGGCGCTGGCCGGCGTGGCCGCGGCCCTGCTGGCCGGATGGCATCCTGCCGCGGGCGCCTTCCTGGCCGCGATCATCGGGGCCGTGGGGATCGAGCGGATGCGCGTCTCCGGGCGACTGGTCGGCGACGCCGCGCTGGCGATCTTTCTCTCCGGAGGGCTCGCCGTCGCCGTGGTGCTGATCGGCCTGAGCGGCGGCTTCCGGGTCGATCTCTTCACCTACCTGTTCGGGGCGATCACCGCGGTGCAGCCGCGCGACCTGTGGGTCATCCTCGGGCTCGGACTGGGCGTGCTGGCCGCGGTGGCAATCTTCTACAAGGAGTTGTTTGCCATCGCCTTCGATGAGGAGGCCGCCCGGGTGCAGGGCGTCCCGGTGGACGCCCTCAACCTGCTGGTCACGGTGCTCGTGGCCGTGACGGCGGTGGTGGCGATGCGGGTGGTCGGAGTGCTCCTGACGAGCGCGCTCATCGTGATCCCCGCCGCAACCGCCCTGCGCCTCGCCGGCACCTTCCGGGCCACGCTGCTGCTGGCCGTGGCCAGCGCCCTGATCTCCGTCCTGGCCGGCATGACCGCCGCCTTCTATCTCAATCTCGCCGCGGGAGGGGCGATCGTGCTGACCGCCATCGCCCTCTTCGCCGCGACGAGTGTCCTCAGGCGGAGTTGA
- a CDS encoding dienelactone hydrolase family protein: MDDLQRYIVEEWAEDFRAGRLPRREFLRRTALMAGGAALAVSILSGLGISTSPEEVAAAAQGPAPSAAPAPGVTVPPDDPALSLEMVTFPSGSVSVQAYLSRPRDGGPFPGVVVIHENRGLLEHFKDVCRRFSKLGYAALAPDLVSHEGGTPRYLNDLAQVSAILGRTAPERLVEMLNAAVRSLQALPTVRADRIGAIGFCFGGGMTWRLATANADLRAAAPFYGPSPPLTDVPKIRAAVLAVYGELDARINAGIPALREALERARVVHEIVVYPGADHAFFNDTGQRYHAAAAQAAWQRVTAWFERYLNSA; the protein is encoded by the coding sequence GTGGACGATCTGCAGCGCTACATTGTCGAAGAGTGGGCCGAAGACTTCCGGGCCGGCCGGCTCCCGCGCCGGGAATTCCTGCGACGCACGGCGCTGATGGCGGGCGGAGCGGCCCTCGCCGTGTCGATCCTCAGCGGCCTGGGGATTTCGACCTCCCCCGAGGAGGTGGCCGCCGCCGCGCAGGGACCGGCGCCGTCGGCGGCCCCGGCCCCGGGCGTGACCGTCCCTCCCGACGATCCGGCGCTGTCCCTGGAGATGGTGACCTTTCCCTCCGGAAGCGTCTCGGTGCAGGCCTACCTGTCCCGCCCCCGCGATGGCGGCCCCTTCCCGGGGGTCGTGGTCATCCACGAGAACCGCGGGTTGCTCGAGCATTTCAAAGACGTCTGCCGGCGATTCAGCAAACTGGGCTACGCGGCCCTGGCCCCGGACCTGGTCTCCCACGAGGGCGGCACGCCGAGGTATCTGAACGACCTGGCGCAGGTCAGCGCCATCCTGGGCCGCACGGCGCCGGAGCGGCTGGTGGAGATGCTCAATGCGGCGGTGCGCTCCCTCCAGGCGCTTCCCACGGTGCGGGCCGACCGGATTGGAGCCATCGGCTTCTGCTTCGGCGGAGGAATGACCTGGCGGCTGGCCACGGCCAACGCCGACCTCCGCGCCGCGGCGCCGTTCTACGGACCGTCCCCTCCGCTGACCGATGTGCCGAAGATCCGGGCCGCGGTCCTGGCCGTCTACGGCGAACTGGATGCGCGCATCAACGCCGGCATCCCGGCGCTCCGGGAAGCCCTGGAGCGGGCCCGCGTCGTCCACGAGATCGTCGTCTACCCGGGCGCCGACCACGCGTTTTTCAACGACACGGGGCAGCGCTACCATGCCGCGGCCGCTCAAGCGGCGTGGCAGCGGGTGACGGCCTGGTTCGAGCGGTACCTCAACTCCGCCTGA
- a CDS encoding TIGR03617 family F420-dependent LLM class oxidoreductase has translation MLVDAHLEYRTLRDVPELARRAEGIGVDGLWFSETAHEPFLGAALAAEHTTKVSVGTSVAIAFVRSPTLLAHLAWDLAALAEGRFILGLGTQVRGHIVRRYGMPWDAPAPRLRDTVRAIRAVWRTWRTGAPLDYRGRGYHLSLMTPFFTPPRHDYAVPIATAGVNPVMCRVAGEVADGFQVHPLHTAAYLREVILPAIRRGQARAGRGAVPLPISAAVFVVTDGLRGPGADAARRAIAFYASTPSYRGVLAHHGWEEVGARLSRLAGQGAWTAMAGEVTDEMLTTIAVVAPPEDAGAALRARYEGLVDRIGPYRPYSPADDPWWERLLQGIRAQAP, from the coding sequence ATGCTGGTCGATGCGCATCTCGAATACCGCACTCTGCGGGATGTACCGGAGCTGGCCCGCCGCGCCGAAGGAATCGGCGTTGACGGCCTGTGGTTCTCCGAGACCGCCCACGAGCCGTTCCTCGGCGCGGCGCTCGCCGCCGAGCACACGACGAAGGTGAGTGTGGGCACCAGCGTGGCGATCGCCTTTGTGCGCAGCCCCACCCTGTTGGCCCACCTGGCCTGGGATCTGGCGGCCCTGGCCGAGGGCCGGTTCATCCTCGGGCTGGGAACCCAGGTCCGCGGACACATCGTCCGACGCTACGGCATGCCGTGGGACGCCCCGGCGCCGCGGCTGCGCGATACGGTCCGGGCCATCCGCGCCGTGTGGCGGACCTGGAGAACCGGCGCCCCGCTCGACTACCGCGGCCGGGGGTATCACCTGTCGCTCATGACCCCCTTCTTCACGCCGCCGCGGCACGACTACGCCGTCCCGATTGCCACGGCGGGGGTGAACCCCGTGATGTGTCGGGTCGCCGGCGAGGTCGCCGACGGCTTCCAGGTCCATCCGCTGCATACCGCCGCCTATCTGCGGGAGGTCATCCTCCCCGCCATCCGGAGGGGACAGGCGCGTGCCGGCCGGGGTGCGGTTCCCTTGCCGATCAGCGCCGCGGTCTTCGTCGTCACCGACGGCCTGCGGGGGCCCGGCGCGGACGCGGCGCGGCGGGCCATCGCCTTCTACGCCAGCACGCCGTCCTACCGCGGCGTGCTGGCGCACCACGGGTGGGAGGAGGTGGGCGCGCGCCTCAGCCGGCTCGCCGGGCAGGGGGCCTGGACGGCCATGGCCGGCGAAGTAACGGACGAGATGCTGACCACGATCGCCGTCGTGGCGCCCCCCGAGGACGCCGGCGCCGCGCTCCGCGCCCGCTACGAGGGACTGGTGGACCGCATCGGCCCCTACCGCCCCTACTCACCGGCCGACGATCCGTGGTGGGAGCGCCTGCTGCAGGGTATCCGTGCCCAGGCCCCCTAG